The sequence ACATCTGGTGATTGCCCTGGGTACGGTGAAGCGCCATATCAACACGATCTTCATGAAACTGGGCGTCCAGAGCCGCACGCAAGCGATTGCCGTCGCCCACAAACGCTATCTGCTCCTGCCAACGCGCATCCAGATGACGCCTGGCTCACCGTTCTCTTCTCCTGCCTGAGAGCGAGATGTGGCATACTTGCAGCGCCACCGTCCCTGGCGGCGCTGCAAGTGGGCGCTCGCTTATGCCATCGGCGTTGGGCCGGGCGCCTGCTCCTGCTGCATCAACGGACCCTTTGGCCCGCCTCCTTGCTCCAGCGCCGCCTGAAGCCGCTCCTCAGCCTCCTTCGGCAGAGAAGTCTGGATGATTGTGCCGCCATACTTACTGACCTCTGGCAGCACCTTATCAGGCGTGGCCTTGCGCACCAGCACGAAAATGGCCGAACTGTTCGGGGGCATGTTCTGGCCGAGCTGTTTCACAAAATTGTCGTCAATGCCATAATCGCTGAACTTGCCAGCGAGCGCGCCCATACCTGCCCCGATGGCTGCCCCCGCGATAGGCATAAAGAAGATCAGGCCGATCAACGCGCCCCACAAAGCGCCTGCGCCTGCGGCTTCTCCGGTCAGGTTCCTGGATTGATACAGCTTGATCTTGCTCTGGGCGTCTTTGGTGACATAGACGGCATCCTCCAGATCGATCAGATACGCGCCGCTCAAGCGCCGCAGCGTTGCCATAACCTCCGCCGCGCGATACTCGTCGGGATACGTGATAGCAATCAAATTGCTCATGCTCACACTCCTTCTTCACTGAGGAACTCTTTAGTTTGGGACGACCCCACCGCCTTCAATCGCGTTTCTCACGCGCTGCTCATCCGCGCGCCGTCGCTCCTGCGCGCTCATCTCCCATGCAGACCCCGCAGGGCGCGCGATCAGATAGGCCAGCGCGCCCAGCAGGGGGAAACAGATCACGGCAAGCGCCCACAGCGCCTTCCTCCAGCCCACCAGATCAGGCCGTTTGACCAGATCAATCATGATCGAGACCCACAGCGCCGTAACCGGAACGACGATGAGAAAGAGCCAGAAGAACAACCAGAACCAGTCCCAAAACCGCATGAGATGCCTCTCTTTTGCGCGCTGCATACAGAGCAAGTGTATCCCGCTCTCCAGGGCAAGGCATGTATCGAAAGATGTATTTTTGCGCTGCTGTCTTGAGCCAGAACACTACATCCTTCGATACATATCCTGGCCGGAGCGCGAAGGCTACACTTCTTCTGCATCAGGGACCGCTTGCTCTGAGAAGCCCACCCCCCGGCGCAGCGCCTCGTCATCCGCAGACACCTTCAGTCTGCCTATCCGCACGCCAGCGACGGACAGGCCAAAGTGACGCTGCACCGATGCCCGAATCTTCTGTTGCAATTCCGCTTTCACGCTGCTC comes from Ktedonobacterales bacterium and encodes:
- a CDS encoding DUF1269 domain-containing protein, with amino-acid sequence MSNLIAITYPDEYRAAEVMATLRRLSGAYLIDLEDAVYVTKDAQSKIKLYQSRNLTGEAAGAGALWGALIGLIFFMPIAGAAIGAGMGALAGKFSDYGIDDNFVKQLGQNMPPNSSAIFVLVRKATPDKVLPEVSKYGGTIIQTSLPKEAEERLQAALEQGGGPKGPLMQQEQAPGPTPMA
- a CDS encoding PLD nuclease N-terminal domain-containing protein, yielding MRFWDWFWLFFWLFLIVVPVTALWVSIMIDLVKRPDLVGWRKALWALAVICFPLLGALAYLIARPAGSAWEMSAQERRRADEQRVRNAIEGGGVVPN